From Antennarius striatus isolate MH-2024 chromosome 14, ASM4005453v1, whole genome shotgun sequence, the proteins below share one genomic window:
- the LOC137607771 gene encoding piggyBac transposable element-derived protein 4, translating into MKRTLNVRQVVQMLEAEDEEDVLSSPSSSEEDSSEEDDNTDLTLVGIDETYENRPGPSTKRPGPSTKRPGPSIQRPGPSTKRPRKRGRGRTAQTRGSFPQTRPQHALQPWRTRDDPDTAPHVSRFVPRRTPGAQVDSHAIHSPLELFQLYFSPSTLRTLCDNTNKQAARNKAMGKKYKWTDVDCEELCKVLGLLIYTSLVSVSNISDYWKQASLMSVPLPSTIMPRDRFRAVLSNIHPSDPEEDENNEARKGTPEYDKLFKVKPLMNDIINACKAHCHPRRELAVDERMVATKAKTGMTQYMKDKPMKWGVKLFVLADSSNGYTINFNIYIGKKYTETVHGLAYDAVMDLIQPSYLGTGYHVYMDNFYTSPQLFLKLTEMEFGACGTYRDNRKGCPTQRANALAKKSERGEIRWIREGSLVFVKWMDTREVSVCSNIQPAVSGEVVRRRVKDKDGSWSVKDIPCPSPVIAYNKYMGVVDRSDQLLQYYSTHHKTARWYRTVFLHMLDIATTNAYLLHCDISKSHQLKPLTHKNFQAELVAQLCQVDLSGRPARRSTNHVPVGIAVVADPTQMATQGRRICQQCNQVYQRRNLTPWKCKACDVALCVILNRNCFEEWHE; encoded by the exons atgaagAGAACATTGAACGTCAGGCAAGTTGTGCAGATGTTGGAggcagaggatgaagaagatgttttgtcatctccatcctcctctgagGAGGACAGCTCCGAGGAAGATGACAATACAGACCTGACCCTTGTTGGCATTGATGAGAC ATATGAGAATAGACCTGGACCCTCTACAAAGAGGCCGGGACCCTCTACAAAGAGGCCTGGACCCTCTATACAGAGACCAGGGCCCTCTACAAAGAGGCCCAGAAAGAGAGGGCGTGGGAGGACAGCTCAGACCAGGGGCAGCTTTCCACAGACTCGGCCACAACATGCCTTGCAGCCCTGGAGAACCAGAGATGACCCTGACACTGCCCCACATGTCAGCCGATTCGTGCCTAGAAGAACACCAGGAGCCCAAGTTGACAGCCATGCTATCCACTCACCGCTGGAACTGTTCCAGCTGTACTTCTCCCCATCCACACTGCGTACGTTGTGTGATAATACCAACAAACAAGCAGCTCGCAATAAAGCAATGGGGAAGAAGTACAAGTGGACTGATGTGGACTGCGAGGAGCTTTGCAAGGTCCTTGGGCTCCTGATTTACACATCTCTGGTGTCAGTGTCCAACATCAGCGATTACTGGAAACAGGCCTCACTCATGTCTGTGCCATTACCATCAACCATAATGCCAAGGGACCGCTTCAGGGCTGTGCTGTCCAACATCCACCCAAGCGATCCGGAGGAGGACGAAAACAATGAGGCAAGAAAAGGAACACCGGAGTATGATAAATTGTTCAAGGTGAAGCCCCtcatgaatgacatcatcaatgccTGCAAGGCCCATTGTCACCCAAGGAGGGAGTTGGCGGTGGATGAGAGAATGGTGGCCACCAAAGCAAAAACTGGAATGACCCAGTATATGAAGGACAAGCCAATGAAGTGGGGAGTCAAACTGTTTGTGTTGGCCGACTCCAGCAATGGCTACACCATCAATTTCAATATTTACATCGGAAAGAAGTACACTGAAACAGTCCATGGGCTTGCCTATGATGCAGTGATGGACCTTATTCAGCCATCATATCTGGGAACTGGGTACCATGTTTACATGGATAATTTTTATACATCCCCCCAGTTGTTCCTAAAGTTGACTGAAATGGAGTTTGGAGCATGTGGGACATACAGGGACAACAGGAAGGGGTGCCCAACCCAGAGAGCCAACGCCCTGGCTAAAAAGTCAGAGAGGGGTGAGATAAGGTGGATCAGGGAGGGCTCCCTGGTCTTTGTAAAGTGGATGGACACTCGGGAGGTGTCAGTGTGCTCCAACATCCAACCAGCAGTTTCTGGGGAGGTGGTCAGGAGGAGGGTCAAAGATAAAGATGGAAGCTGGTCAGTAAAAGACATCCCCTGCCCCTCCCCAGTCATTGCATATAACAAATACATGGGTGTTGTAGATCGGTCGGACCAGCTGCTGCAGTACTACTCAACACACCACAAGACTGCGCGCTGGTACCGCACAGTCTTTTTACACATGCTAGACATAGCCACTACCAATGCTTACCTCCTCCACTGTGACATCAGTAAGTCACACCAGCTGAAGCCCCTGACCCACAAGAACTTCCAGGCTGAGCTGGTGGCCCAGCTGTGTCAGGTGGACCTGAGTGGCAGACCAGCAAGGAGGAGCACCAACCACGTTCCTGTCGGCATTGCTGTGGTGGCAGACCCCACTCAGATGGCCACACAGGGACGCAGGATCTGTCAACAGTGCAATCAAGTGTACCAAAGAAGGAACCTCACCCCTTGGAAGTGCAAAGCCTGTGACGTGGCACTATGTGTTATTTTGAACAGGAACTGTTTTGAAGAGTggcatgaatga